The Clostridium cylindrosporum DSM 605 genome includes the window ATCTGATCTAAGAACCATTCTTTAAACATATCTTGATCAATATCTAAACACACCTTCATGTTAGGCTCTCTTTTTAAATAACCTTTTAAGTCTACTACTGTACAGCCTCTAGTTAAGCTACCTGCTAGTTCTACTTGTGTATATGCATCTTGGGTTTCAAACATCTCAGGCTTTAATAGGTATGCTATTGCACAACTGTCGTACATTTTAAGACCTGTATTAAAGCTTCCACCTCTATATTTTTTGAATAAATGATAAATCATATCACCGATTTTATTCATATCTTTGATTTTAGCAGAATCCTCTGGATAAACAATGGCCTTTAAACCTACATCTAGTGTAGCCATAACAATATCTATACCACTATTAAAAACGATAGCAGCAGCTTCTGGGTCTGTAGCTATATTAAACTCACTCATAACTCCCTTATTTCCTCTTGTAGTTGAACCACCCATTAGAACAATTTCCTCTATGTTAGCTTTTACTTCAGGATATGTCTTTAAAAGCAATGCAATATTTGTTAGTGGTCCAATTGGAACAAGTGTT containing:
- the rihC gene encoding ribonucleoside hydrolase RihC, coding for MVRPIIIDTDPGIDDAVAIAIAAFSKELDIRLITTVAGNIAVEGVTKNALKLLKFYGKNIPVAMGAAEPLIEKFEDASDIHGSTGMDGYDFEEPTNELLLEDNAINAMYREIMSSKEKITLVPIGPLTNIALLLKTYPEVKANIEEIVLMGGSTTRGNKGVMSEFNIATDPEAAAIVFNSGIDIVMATLDVGLKAIVYPEDSAKIKDMNKIGDMIYHLFKKYRGGSFNTGLKMYDSCAIAYLLKPEMFETQDAYTQVELAGSLTRGCTVVDLKGYLKREPNMKVCLDIDQDMFKEWFLDQISKFE